The sequence TCTACTTTGTTGCAGCTCCAGTCCACTTTGTGAACATACAGTTATCAGATGACATCATCACCTGCAGTTCCAAAGATATCTACCCCGAGCCTAAACTCACCTGGTCCACTAACCTTCCCTCTGATATGCCCTTGGACCCCGGAACCATCCAGACCAGCACCAAGGCAGATGACCGGGGCCTTTATGACATCACAAGTAGGAAACAGTTTAGCAGAGACCGAACCAACATCTGTACCGTGACCTCTGGGACACGAGGGGAGACAGCAACCCTGAGACAGCaaggtaatcaatcaatcaactaaTTAAACAAACAATTTATCAATCAACAAAATAATTCCATAAATGTATCTGTCTGCAAACTGTACAaaaaccagtggtggaaaaagtacccaactgtcatacttgagtaaaagtaaagataccttattaGAAAAAtgttcaagtaaaagtgaaagtcacccagtaaaatactacttgagtaaaagtctaaacgtatttggttttaaatatacttaagtatcaaaagtaaagtaTAAATCAGTTAAAAAACCTTATATTAAGTAAACCAGACAACACCATTTTCTTGATTTTTATAtgaacagatagccaggggcacactcagacatatttacaaatgaagcatttgtgcttagagagtccgccagatcagaggcagtagggatgaccagggtcgttctcttgataagtgtgtgaatttaacCCTTTTTTGTCCTGCTAAgcaatgagtacttttgggtgtcagggaaaatgtatggagtaaaaagtacattattttctttaggaatgtagtgaagtaaaagttgtcaaaaatataaatagtaaagtaatgtgTGGATACCctaaaaaacgacttaagtaatactttaaagtatttttacttaagtactttagaCCACTGACAAAAACACAGTGAGACAGTATACACAAAGAACATGCTAAGAAAGGTACTTTCTCATGACATCATTTCAGATCCGGTGCAGTGTTCTCCTGGCAGTGAGGTGTCTATCCCCTGCAGGATCCCTCAGTCTGACCTCCTGACCTTCAACCTCACCTGGAGGTTTAACCAGATAGTCAATATCCTCACCGCTACCTACACCAAGGGCACACCTCAGATGTACATTAATGACCAGTGGAAGGAGCAGGTTCAAGACATGTCAGAGTCCGGCAGCCTTCAGCTCCACAGACTAACCGTGATTCACCAGGGGAGCTACAGCTGTGAACTCTATACTTCTAGAGACACACACCTGTTCCTCACTTACCTAGAGATCACACCAGATAAACTATCTGCTGGTAATGTAAACATAAGATTCATTTAGACCAGATTCCTGCTTACAGTTCTGCCCTGATATCATCTTGATTTAACTAAGGGCTAGATTCCAACCAGACCACAAAAGATTTGCGTTACAGTTTGATTGGCATTtaaaggtcatttccgattgagccgacatatgcagcattTACTGTGAATGTGGTCTCTGCGAACGCAGGAACATTGCTGTTAAAAGGTGCATAGCCGAAAAGGGGCGATCGGATTGAATCTAGCCCTAAATACTCATGCATATGGTTGTCATCGCTATACATTGGCACTGACAGTATCATTGGTAATAAAGTGAtatactttctctctcttgtcaCTGTCTCAGGCGCCATCGTTGCTGTAGTGTTTGTAGTCACTATAGCAGCAGTAGCAACAGCAGCAGGGCTATACATGTATCTTAAAAAAAGAGGTAAGATGGACATCATAATCAGCCTCTACTGAACCATTTAACACCATAATGTCGTGTTTGTACTAGTCAAGGAGATGACAGTGATTGTTGAATTTGATTGTATTATGCAGGCCGGGAAGATACTTTATAAGAAGAGGGCATTTCAGGTACAGTAGGATTGACTATTATGTGTATTTGCATCAAGTGATAGTTTAAAGTGGCAatgtgtaactttttgggcgacccgaccaaattcacatcgTAATGTGAGTTATAGATGTATCATTCtacttgaaagcaagtctaagaacaAGTATAcatgttctatgtgtgctatttctatgcttcccattcttaagttttgtttttgcttctttaactttcagttttgtacaccagcttcaaacagcttaAACAAAAATATTTTGGGTTATGAAAGATATATTTCATAGCGGTTTGGGTGATCTATTAGAGTTTTagaaaccaggaaatggcagagcgatttaTGTATAGTGAAACTTTAAGATCTGTTTGGGTGATATATTAGACCATGTTCATGTAACTGACTAACAATCCCTCTTGTGTAGTTAATCATCTCAACAAGCCCCTGAATAaacgaggggaggagaggaagacagaaggcCAACAAGTAGCGCAGGGTGATGCAATGACAGAAAATGGAGAATGACTGGGAAGGAAGTGTCTCAGTGTTCTACAGGAAGCGGTTACACTAATTTACTTGGCTTATAACCTTTTGCTCTTTGGGCAGCATGTCATTCACCAACTTCTTCCATCAGATTTGGTGTTGAAAGGACGCAGGAGGTGAGGAAATCTAATTGATTATACACTGTGATACCGAGTTTATCTACTGTACCATCACATcttgatgagaaagagagagagagagagagagagagagagagaaggtcagAGGCTGAAGtagggctgttatggtgaccataTTTCCGGCACACCAGCGGTCCcgagtcatgaccgcagtcaaattccatgtggcCGTTTAGTCAAGGTgtttaggcttctccaagctctgatgctgttggtcattagtagcctaccaaacttgctaactgcctggtactcagcactctattgtccctctaatcactgtGACAGCAATGCAAACATttttgaaaatcaaatcaaacacttcatgagagcccatgtgGCACAACCTTTCTATAAGCTATGCAACTTCatgaggatcccatcagcttcctagaaatatatatattgctTTTTTAACTGTTGATGCAATATGAAAAAAATGGGTGGAGGAGATTAATCATAAACCCAAATTGAGAACCTTTTGTTTAAGGGTGAATTCGTGTGTgagatatgtattatgtataaCCTACCTAAAAGCAAGAGATCGCTATGTGCAcatgtaagatcagggatattgccccTGCATATtaaaacaggtaagatcagggatattgccccTGCATATtaaaacaggtaagatcagggatattgccccTGCATATTAAAACAGGTAAGATCCCCTGCATATtaaaacaggtaagatcagggatattgcctctgcataTTAAAACAGGTAAGataggtaagatcagggatattgctcTGCATATtaaaacaggtaagatcagggatattgcctctgcatattaaaacaggtaagatcagggatattgcctctgcatattaaaacaggtaagatcagggatattgccccTGCATATtaaaacaggtaagatcagggatattgccccTGCATATtaaaacaggtaagatcagggatattgccccTGCATATtaaaacaggtaagatcagggatattggaTATTGATCCCCTGCATATtaaaacaggtaagatcagggggataggtaagatcagggatattgcctctgcatattaaaacaggtaagatcagggatattgccccTGCATATtaaaacaggtaagatcagggatattgccccTGCATATtaaaacaggtaagatcagggatattgtgtcTGCATATtaaaacaggtaagatcagggatattgcctctgcataTTGAAAGACAATGTAACTATTGTGACCTCAAAGAAATAGAGAATGAAACTAATTTGATTCTCTATTGCCCTTTGTACCACAATATATGCTTGATCTTATTCCAGAAAGcacaccagatataccctggcattatgtggctgagccatgaggagaaactattttttttgtccattgtaTATTGTATATTTCCCTTTGCAGAACATTTAGACAAAGCCTGGAATGAAAGGAAAAATGGCTGTCTATAATTAAATTATAAAAATATTTAGCTTCTATGTGGTAAATGGCACCTGTGAATATAGATTGTGTATAGGCTTGTCTCCCACATGAATCTTCTCTTCGTGCCTGACTGCATTCAAATGCCTTCTGTTTCATTTTTCTGTATttgttatgtatgtatgtatgtatgtatgtatgtatgtatgtatgtatgtatgtatgtatgtatgtatgtatgtatgtatgtatgtatgtatgtatgtatgtatgtatgtatgtatgtatgtatgtatgtatgtatgtatgtatgtatgtatgtatgtatgtatgtatgtatgtatgtatgtatgtatgtatgtatgtatgtatgtatgtatgtatgtatgtatataatgtatgtatgatatgtatgtatgtatgtatgtatgtatgtatgtatgtatgtatgtatgtatgtatgtatgtatgtatgtatgtatgtatgtatgtatgtatgtatgtatgtatgtatgtatgtatgtatgtatgtatgtatgtatgtatgtatgtatgtatgtatgtatgtatgtatgtatgtatgtatgtatgtatgtatgtatgtatgtatgtatgtatgtatgtatgtatgtatgtatgtatgtatgtatgtatgtatgtatgtatgtatgtgtgtatatactgtatgtatgtatgtatgtatgtatgtatgtatgtatgtatgtatgtatgtatgtatgtatgtatgtatgtatgtatgtatgtatgtatgtatgtatgtatgtatgtatgtatgtatgtatgtatgtatgtatgtatgtatgtatgtatgtgtcgatatactgtatgtatgtatgtgtcgatatactgtatgtatgtatgtatgtgtcgatatactgtatgtatgtatgtatgtatgtatgtatgtatgtatgtatgtatgtatgtatgtatgtatgtatgtatgtatgtatgtatgtatgtatgtatgtatgtatgtatgtatgtatgtatgtatgtatgtatgtatgtatgtatgtatgtatgtatgtatgtatgtatgtgtctatagacagtgtgtaagtgtgtatatatgtatatgtatgtatgtacaatATATTTATTACTGCTCTAGGGATATAATTATTGTTTGGATAACCTTATTTACTATTATGTATTGATTTCTATCTTACATTTTTTCACTCTTTATGCGATGACCACTGATTATCACTGAATTATCTcagtgaattattgtaatgtttgtttgtgtcaattaatccaataagggatgggttgccaactgACGATTTGACACGAAAATAAAATGTAATCCATTCATGTCCTTAATTcctgtcattcattcattcattcagtattcagaccctttgctatgag is a genomic window of Oncorhynchus gorbuscha isolate QuinsamMale2020 ecotype Even-year linkage group LG12, OgorEven_v1.0, whole genome shotgun sequence containing:
- the LOC123990236 gene encoding CD276 antigen-like produces the protein MKSKGLVMVILLSSVRLTDGGDVYVTCVISEDCVMPCSFMPGSEEVIHWLKPVADLTVHSYYYSTDQLQQQSLHYRRRTALFNDQIHKGNASLLLNAITLQDQGTYKCYTSTVKGNKESFINISVEAPVHFVNIQLSDDIITCSSKDIYPEPKLTWSTNLPSDMPLDPGTIQTSTKADDRGLYDITSRKQFSRDRTNICTVTSGTRGETATLRQQDPVQCSPGSEVSIPCRIPQSDLLTFNLTWRFNQIVNILTATYTKGTPQMYINDQWKEQVQDMSESGSLQLHRLTVIHQGSYSCELYTSRDTHLFLTYLEITPDKLSAGAIVAVVFVVTIAAVATAAGLYMYLKKRGREDTL